A genomic window from Gossypium hirsutum isolate 1008001.06 chromosome D10, Gossypium_hirsutum_v2.1, whole genome shotgun sequence includes:
- the LOC107916327 gene encoding U-box domain-containing protein 5, giving the protein MGTEAVEAPSYPCSFQVHCLMCTELTKFVERIMNIFPEIEAARPRCSLGIKALCSLNSAIERAKLLLQYCSESSKLYLAITTDSMVARFQKIKNLLEQGLCQIQSMVPVTLVAEICQIVDDLRAANFVPDKFDEEAGKVVRELLHRGAAASDSMEYAEMKALQSAASRLHITSPKAILIEKRSIKKLLEKVSDCDQPKKKILKYLYYLLRKYANLIIGAQTDNERAFAVKSPSTSFTHARSANVEPHTEYKQSSVQADMLNRAIPPEEFKCPISSRLMYDPVVIASGQTFERTWIQKWFDDGNDTCPKTKMKLDHLSLTPNAAMKDLISKWCMKYKITIQDPSMQPDVLQSLETSSASIASFGISMNDLCFPVDISSISIGSLDTSYTSDGSHNRIAGGLSLMPEQTGDDCLQQQSVCSTRSKIDLECLSSLAMLDREAQYKMVEDKKNLLKCDDLDCVSLSSKNFIEPLLKFLSSAHDSHDIRAQKAGFQLLSTFLSKSRDGIRYLDQNAYSMLSLFIDSEVTREVLDIMEVLSEHSSCKSKISASGALVSMLNILDSNIKDFQDQIIKILGNLSSSSTDFCSDLVSPECIPKLIPYLQDTSLAKHCIVVLRNLCNNQEGRTWITQTPGCIASIAMLLETGGFEDQENALAILLTLCSQSIEYCHLVMDECCIFPVLFDVSVEGNEKGKASALELLRLLRDTKHDADDDDADKQECSNSNDVESEDANNYSKDKVSHKILFGVKLPKFSRSTAPKKKK; this is encoded by the exons ATGGGGACTGAAGCAGTGGAGGCTCCATCGTATCCTTGTTCCTTTcag GTGCATTGCTTGATGTGCACAGAACTTACGAAGTTTGTTGAAAGGATTATGAATATATTTCCAGAAATTGAAGCTGCTCGACCAAGATGCTCCTTGGGAATAAAGGCACTCTGCTCATTGAACAGTGCAATTGAGAGAGCAAAGTTACTTCTTCAGTACTGCAGTGAATCCAGCAAACTTTATCTG GCTATAACCACTGATTCCATGGTTGCaagatttcaaaaaataaagaatttgttGGAACAAGGTTTATGCCAAATTCAGAGTATGGTTCCAGTTACGCTGGTTGCTGAG ATATGTCAAATTGTCGATGATCTGCGAGCTGCAAATTTTGTCCCTGATAAATTTGATGAAGAGGCCGGGAAAGTTGTGCGCGAATTACTCCATCGAGGTGCTGCGGCATCTGATTCAATGGAATACGCCGAAATGAAAGCTCTTCAATCTGCAGCATCACGACTTCATATTACGTCTCCGAAAGCTATCTTGATAGAGAAAAGATCTATAAAGAAGTTGCTGGAGAAAGTCAGTGACTGTGACCAACCAAAGAAAAAGATCTTAAAATATCTTTACTACCTGTTAAGGAAGTATGCTAACTTGATTATTGGAGCTCAAACAGACAACGAAAGAGCCTTTGCAGTTAAAAGCCCGAGTACCAGTTTTACACATGCTCGCTCTGCCAATGTCGAACCTCATACAGAGTATAAGCAGTCCAGTGTTCAAGCTGATATGTTAAATAGAGCTATACCTCCTGAGGAATTTAAGTGCCCCATATCTTCAAGGTTGATGTATGATCCTGTTGTCATTGCTTCTGGACAAACATTTGAAAGGACATGGATCCAGAAGTGGTTTGATGATGGTAACGATACGTGCCCGAAAACTAAGATGAAACTGGACCATCTGTCATTGACCCCAAATGCTGCCATGAAGGATCTGATATCAAAGTGGTGTATGAAGTATAAAATCACCATTCAGGACCCAAGCATGCAACCAGATGTGCTTCAATCATTGGAAACTTCTTCCGCTTCCATAGCTAGTTTTGGCATTTCTATGAATGATCTGTGCTTTCCGGTAGACATCAGCAGTATATCAATTGGATCTTTAGATACGAGTTATACTTCGGACGGATCTCATAACAGGATTGCAGGTGGCTTAAGTTTGATGCCTGAGCAGACCGGTGATGATTGTTTGCAACAACAATCGGTCTGCAGCACAAGAAGTAAGATTGATTTGGAGTGTCTATCTAGCCTTGCCATGCTCGATCGAGAAGCACAATACAAGATGGTTGAAGACAAGAAAAACCTTTTGAAATGTGATGATCTAGATTGTGTTTCTTTGTCATCCAAGAATTTCATTGAGCCTCTGCTTAAGTTTTTGAGCAGTGCTCATGATTCACATGATATAAGAGCACAGAAAGCTGGATTTCAGTTGTTATCAACCTTTCTGAGCAAAAGCAG GGATGGCATACGATACTTGGACCAAAACGCATATAGTATGCTATCGTTGTTTATAGACTCGGAAGTAACTAGAGAGGTTCTTGACATTATGGAAGTATTGTCTGAACATAGCAGCTGTAAATCTAAGATTTCAGCATCTGGTGCTCTTGTTTCCATGTTAAACATTCTCGATTCGAACATCAAAGATTTCCAGgatcaaatcatcaaaattttgggCAATCTGTCCTCTTCAAGCACCGATTTTTGTTCCGATTTGGTGTCTCCAGAATGCATCCCGAAACTTATTCCGTATTTACAAGACACCTCTCTTGCAAAACACTGCATAGTGGTGCTGAGAAACTTGTGTAATAATCAAGAGGGTAGGACTTGGATCACTCAAACACCTGGCTGCATTGCTTCGATTGCTATGTTACTCGAGACTGGTGGTTTTGAGGATCAAGAGAATGCACTGGCTATTCTCCTTACGTTGTGCTCACAAAGTATAGAATACTGTCACTTAGTTATGGATGAGTGTTGCATATTTCCTGTCCTTTTTGATGTATCTGTTGAGGGGAATGAGAAAGGAAAGGCAAGTGCACTAGAATTGCTACGGCTCCTTAGGGATACCAAACATGatgctgatgatgatgatgctgataaACAAGAATGCTCAAACTCCAACGATGTCGAATCCGAAGATGCTAACAACTATTCCAAAGACAAGGTGTCTCATAAGATATTGTTTGGGGTGAAATTACCAAAGTTCTCAAGATCCACGGCACCAAAAAAGAAGAAATGA